One genomic window of Luteitalea pratensis includes the following:
- a CDS encoding gamma-glutamyltransferase, whose translation MYSRRNLLRLTGGVIVGAAMKPTTVVNAQQTPTGQGLVIGQPEAARVGQDVLDAGGNAVDAAVAAGLAAGVAAIGACGIGGYGGHVVIALGGKVTAIDFDTAAPHAARPDMFPLDENGAVRDGRNVRGWLSAGVPGTLAGLYLAADRYATLPFSTLLEPLLRSVPPVVRLQAHRSVSCDRCPALTATV comes from the coding sequence ATGTATAGCCGACGTAATCTACTCCGTCTGACTGGTGGCGTCATCGTCGGCGCTGCAATGAAGCCGACGACCGTCGTGAACGCTCAGCAAACACCCACCGGTCAGGGACTCGTCATTGGACAGCCGGAAGCTGCACGGGTTGGGCAGGACGTGCTCGACGCTGGAGGCAATGCCGTGGATGCCGCCGTCGCGGCAGGGCTTGCGGCTGGCGTCGCCGCGATTGGCGCCTGCGGCATTGGCGGGTATGGCGGTCACGTGGTCATCGCGCTGGGCGGGAAAGTGACCGCCATCGACTTCGATACCGCGGCGCCGCACGCAGCTCGCCCCGACATGTTCCCACTTGATGAAAACGGCGCGGTTCGCGACGGCCGAAATGTGCGCGGATGGCTGTCGGCAGGCGTGCCGGGAACGCTGGCGGGATTGTACCTGGCCGCGGATCGTTACGCGACGCTACCGTTCAGCACGCTGCTAGAACCCCTGCTGAGATCCGTACCCCCAGTTGTCCGCCTGCAGGCCCACCGATCGGTGAGCTGCGACAGGTGTCCGGCACTCACGGCGACGGTGTGA
- a CDS encoding penicillin acylase family protein — translation MSKKNIPCRVLIIVAVLFISAPATGAGVPAKGTEILWDHYGIPHIFAPDHPSLFYAYGYAQMEAHSELLLRLYAQARGRSAEFYGDQRPRNTRAGESFLESDRWVRTNGIPERAKIWASEQSPEFAPLLRAFVAGLNAWASEHPDLRPCGPSYPPLRRCPRDRIKPRRHRGSGGAGACPEPPTPSYTREPWMARTRARDGGMSLETAALRSSAPIDGRPAPTRMRVS, via the coding sequence ATGAGCAAGAAGAACATACCCTGCCGCGTATTGATCATTGTCGCGGTTTTGTTCATCTCCGCCCCGGCAACCGGCGCCGGTGTTCCCGCGAAGGGCACCGAAATTCTCTGGGACCACTACGGCATCCCGCACATCTTCGCGCCAGACCATCCCAGCCTCTTCTACGCCTATGGCTACGCCCAAATGGAAGCGCACTCCGAGTTGTTGTTGCGCCTGTACGCGCAGGCTCGCGGCCGCAGCGCGGAGTTCTATGGCGACCAACGGCCCCGCAACACTCGCGCCGGAGAATCGTTTCTCGAATCCGACCGCTGGGTGCGCACGAATGGCATACCCGAACGAGCCAAAATATGGGCGTCCGAGCAGAGCCCGGAGTTTGCGCCGCTTCTGCGCGCGTTCGTGGCGGGATTGAATGCCTGGGCGAGTGAGCATCCCGATCTCCGGCCATGCGGGCCATCGTATCCACCTTTGCGAAGGTGTCCACGCGATCGGATCAAGCCCAGGCGCCATCGCGGGAGTGGCGGCGCAGGAGCTTGTCCGGAACCGCCGACGCCGTCCTATACCCGCGAACCTTGGATGGCGAGAACTCGCGCGCGAGATGGTGGAATGTCGTTGGAGACAGCAGCGCTTCGTAGCAGTGCTCCGATCGACGGCCGTCCTGCGCCTACACGAATGCGCGTCAGTTGA
- a CDS encoding amidohydrolase family protein — MIFWDSHGEVWMVRKLILRVAVTSSVCALAATGAMTQTTTDTVGLVGVNVVDVESGGVRRNQTIVVSAATGRIVEIAAGAVPKVQPSRTVDATGRFVIPGLWDMHVHTLEPNRENYLAKFIANGVTGVRDMGTQLSNLALANAWRREAGERKRLGPRIYASGPALGTPRRERALPVGSSAEARAAVVTLKSHGADFVKVYSLLSRPAFLSVVDEAKKQGLDVVGHVPVWVTAAEASDAGQKSMEHLYGLLESCSTRESDVRKEVERAAANPDTSEAWGAVVRTTDRLYGTQAQDQTYSAEKCRALFARFVRNRTWHCPTLVLRRAFALRDDAVFTDDPRMKSLPPSVIEAWRNPQADARNRGLTADELRDRRTRLAKESELTGSMHRAGVGILAGTDLGNPYLYPGSSLHDELVLLVRAGLSTRDALRTATLNPARFLALSDSFGTVVQGKVADLVVLDGNPLDDIANTQRIVGVVANGRYLARTELDTLQLPVR, encoded by the coding sequence ATGATCTTCTGGGACAGCCATGGTGAGGTATGGATGGTACGCAAGCTGATCCTGCGTGTTGCCGTCACGTCAAGCGTCTGCGCGCTGGCGGCCACCGGCGCGATGACCCAGACGACGACGGACACAGTCGGACTTGTCGGAGTAAACGTCGTCGACGTCGAGTCCGGTGGTGTACGGCGCAATCAGACCATTGTCGTTTCAGCGGCCACCGGTCGAATCGTTGAGATTGCCGCCGGCGCGGTGCCGAAGGTTCAACCCTCTCGGACCGTCGACGCCACCGGAAGGTTTGTCATTCCCGGCCTGTGGGACATGCACGTTCACACGCTCGAACCGAATCGCGAGAACTATCTGGCGAAGTTCATCGCCAATGGCGTTACGGGCGTGCGCGATATGGGCACACAACTGTCGAACCTGGCTCTCGCGAACGCGTGGCGGCGGGAAGCTGGCGAACGCAAACGTCTGGGACCACGCATCTACGCCAGCGGTCCCGCCCTTGGCACCCCAAGGCGGGAGAGAGCCTTGCCGGTTGGTTCCTCGGCCGAGGCTCGCGCTGCGGTCGTGACGTTGAAGAGTCACGGTGCCGATTTCGTAAAGGTGTATTCGCTGCTGTCGCGTCCGGCATTCCTCAGCGTCGTCGATGAAGCGAAGAAGCAGGGGCTGGACGTGGTCGGCCATGTGCCGGTGTGGGTGACGGCGGCGGAAGCCTCCGATGCTGGTCAAAAGAGCATGGAGCACTTGTACGGACTCCTGGAATCCTGCTCCACGCGTGAAAGCGACGTTCGAAAGGAAGTTGAACGCGCGGCTGCGAATCCAGACACGTCGGAAGCGTGGGGTGCCGTCGTTCGCACCACCGATCGGCTGTATGGCACACAGGCACAGGACCAGACGTACAGCGCTGAGAAATGCCGAGCCTTGTTTGCCCGCTTCGTCCGAAATCGCACGTGGCACTGCCCGACGCTTGTGCTGCGCCGTGCCTTCGCTCTCCGAGACGATGCTGTCTTCACCGACGATCCACGAATGAAGTCGCTGCCGCCATCGGTGATAGAGGCTTGGCGGAACCCGCAGGCGGACGCGCGCAATCGCGGGCTCACCGCCGACGAACTGCGCGATCGACGTACTCGATTGGCCAAGGAGTCGGAATTGACCGGGTCGATGCATCGTGCTGGCGTCGGCATTCTCGCCGGGACTGACTTGGGAAATCCTTACCTCTATCCAGGTTCGAGCTTGCACGACGAACTGGTCCTGCTGGTCCGTGCTGGGCTCAGCACGCGTGACGCGCTGCGGACCGCAACGTTGAACCCGGCGCGATTCCTTGCGCTTTCCGATAGTTTTGGAACCGTGGTACAGGGAAAAGTCGCTGATCTCGTTGTGCTCGATGGCAATCCACTTGATGACATCGCGAATACGCAACGGATTGTTGGCGTGGTCGCGAACGGTCGCTACCTGGCGCGTACGGAGTTGGATACCCTGCAGTTACCGGTCCGGTAA
- a CDS encoding ECF-type sigma factor encodes MSDDRSRTEVTRLLAAVRAGDRLALDELYALVYQELRLLAHRQRKRWEQTGTLNTTALVHEAYLKLVHQPRLAVSTPEHFLALAATAIRHIISNHARDRRTRKRGGDVCTVALTTLRAEPRGLLPVSDGSLDLLIAIDDALDRLDRISPRQRGIVECRFYGGMTTEETAAALGISATTVKRDWVLAQTWLYRELRDRV; translated from the coding sequence ATGAGCGACGACCGTTCCCGCACCGAGGTCACTCGCCTGCTGGCGGCGGTCCGCGCCGGCGACCGCTTGGCGCTCGACGAGTTGTATGCGCTCGTCTACCAGGAACTACGCCTGCTGGCGCACCGGCAACGGAAGCGTTGGGAGCAGACAGGCACGCTCAACACGACGGCGCTCGTGCACGAGGCGTACCTCAAACTGGTGCATCAGCCGCGCCTCGCCGTGTCGACGCCTGAACATTTCCTTGCGCTTGCCGCGACCGCGATTCGACACATCATCAGCAACCATGCGCGCGACCGCCGGACCCGGAAGCGTGGCGGCGACGTATGCACCGTCGCGCTGACCACGCTTCGCGCAGAGCCTCGCGGCTTGCTGCCCGTTTCGGACGGTTCACTCGACCTCCTGATCGCGATTGACGACGCGCTCGACCGCCTGGACCGCATCAGTCCTCGTCAGCGGGGTATCGTCGAGTGCCGGTTCTACGGCGGCATGACGACCGAGGAGACAGCAGCGGCACTGGGCATTTCAGCGACAACCGTGAAGCGCGACTGGGTGCTGGCGCAGACATGGCTGTACCGTGAACTCCGGGATCGTGTGTGA
- a CDS encoding protein kinase domain-containing protein has product MDQADAERLAELFGHAITLPEADRRRYAAEVCRDDPDVCAELVSLLSAYEHAPDDYLEHLAQALRLGDPLDLEPGTLLGPYRIESLIGAGGMGRVYSATDIRLGRSVAVKVLSTTLADNAHFHARFYREAQTIASLTHPNICILHDIGQHAGLDFLVMERLEGPTLATRLESGSLPLGQALAIAIEIADALTAAHRLRIVHRDLKPANIMLTRTGSKLLDFGLAKAAAPRLGATTPTEVSSLTTEGAIVGTFQYMAPEQLEGNEADPRTDIFALGAVLYEMLTGKKTFEGQSHASLIAAILHSEPAAVSASQPLAPPALDRIVSRCLAKTPDNRWQDARDLVLELQWIADARSALVPPVPGRPDERLSSRVGSPPRALLVLALCAVTGILAFLIGLRQTTLLSPHVTRLTFDRGTVREARFTPDGKTVLYGAAWRGEPIRIFQTRIGSIESSTLQVPDAEVLAVSSTGELAISIGHRFRSWIGEGTLARAPLVGGTFRELAEHVRAADWSPDGAELAIVRRVNGRDRLEYPIGNALHETTGYISHLRVSPSGDAVAYHDHQVFGDNRGRISIVTRRGERRHLTQEWAAEDGLAWSRDGREVWFAASDAGRNVLFAVTLDGRLRRTWAAPADLTILDIGPEGQVLATANTIRTDINWWGTARDEERDISWYAWSYAKDVTPDGRMILLTRFGEESGHDYKIGIRRIDTPTAVLLGNGTGSLFSPDARWVIGMTQSEPSLFLLPTGAGERRTLTAAGFSYITAGWFPDGRRVIFAARHNDSAPSAYLQDIDGSAPVRLPQPIPQLRSDWAIRVSPDGSKFFGAQTSGPPVIIPTGAGGQPRVLHEVSAEDLPVSWTADGRGILLVRQSTDPMTAVIARFDLASGVIENLRETRIADRSGGRSLSCIATPTAANVVCNVGRYLTDLYLVEHLK; this is encoded by the coding sequence ATGGATCAGGCCGATGCGGAGCGTCTCGCCGAGTTGTTCGGGCATGCGATAACCTTGCCCGAGGCCGATCGCCGACGGTATGCCGCGGAGGTGTGCCGCGACGACCCGGACGTCTGTGCCGAGCTGGTGTCGCTGCTGTCGGCGTACGAACACGCTCCTGACGACTATCTCGAGCACCTTGCACAAGCATTGCGGCTTGGTGATCCGTTGGATCTCGAACCGGGAACCCTGCTCGGCCCGTACCGCATCGAGTCGCTGATTGGCGCCGGCGGTATGGGGCGCGTCTACAGCGCGACGGACATCCGGCTGGGTCGCTCGGTAGCGGTCAAGGTCCTGTCCACGACGCTCGCCGACAATGCGCACTTTCATGCGCGCTTCTATCGCGAGGCGCAGACCATCGCCTCGCTGACCCATCCCAACATCTGCATCTTGCACGACATCGGTCAGCACGCCGGTCTGGATTTTCTCGTGATGGAGCGCCTGGAAGGCCCCACTCTCGCCACGCGACTCGAGAGTGGCTCGTTACCTCTCGGGCAGGCTCTTGCCATCGCCATCGAAATCGCAGACGCCCTCACCGCTGCACATCGCCTCCGGATCGTGCATCGAGATCTGAAGCCGGCCAACATCATGCTCACCAGGACCGGCTCGAAATTGCTCGACTTCGGCCTCGCCAAGGCCGCAGCACCGCGACTCGGAGCAACGACGCCGACCGAGGTGTCGAGTCTCACGACCGAAGGCGCCATCGTGGGGACCTTCCAGTACATGGCGCCCGAACAATTGGAAGGAAACGAAGCCGACCCGCGAACGGACATCTTTGCCCTTGGCGCGGTCCTCTACGAGATGCTGACCGGCAAGAAGACCTTCGAGGGGCAGAGTCACGCGAGCCTAATTGCCGCTATTCTCCATAGCGAACCCGCGGCGGTCTCTGCAAGTCAACCACTTGCGCCGCCGGCGTTGGACCGCATCGTTTCGCGGTGCCTTGCCAAGACTCCTGACAATCGGTGGCAGGACGCACGGGACCTCGTCCTCGAGCTGCAATGGATTGCCGATGCCCGATCCGCGCTCGTGCCGCCAGTTCCAGGGCGACCGGACGAGAGACTGTCGAGCCGTGTTGGGTCCCCACCGCGGGCACTGCTCGTTCTCGCGCTGTGTGCCGTGACAGGCATACTTGCCTTCCTGATTGGCTTGCGGCAGACGACGTTGCTCTCGCCGCATGTTACGCGGTTGACCTTCGACCGCGGCACGGTTCGCGAGGCGCGTTTCACGCCTGACGGAAAGACTGTGCTGTATGGCGCGGCATGGCGTGGCGAACCCATCCGGATCTTCCAGACGCGCATCGGCAGTATCGAATCCAGCACGCTTCAGGTCCCCGACGCCGAGGTGCTGGCGGTTTCATCCACCGGTGAGTTGGCGATCTCGATCGGGCACCGCTTTCGCAGTTGGATCGGTGAGGGCACGCTTGCCCGTGCACCACTCGTGGGTGGTACGTTTCGTGAGTTGGCCGAACACGTGAGGGCCGCCGACTGGTCTCCTGATGGCGCCGAACTGGCTATCGTGCGGAGAGTGAACGGCAGGGATCGGCTGGAGTATCCGATCGGCAACGCGCTTCACGAGACCACGGGGTACATCAGCCACCTGCGCGTGTCACCGTCAGGCGATGCCGTGGCCTACCACGACCACCAGGTGTTCGGCGACAATCGCGGCCGCATCAGCATCGTGACGCGACGCGGCGAACGTCGGCACTTGACGCAGGAGTGGGCGGCGGAGGACGGCCTGGCGTGGTCGCGTGACGGTCGCGAGGTGTGGTTTGCTGCCAGCGACGCCGGACGGAACGTCCTGTTTGCAGTGACCCTCGACGGCCGCTTGCGGCGGACGTGGGCCGCTCCTGCCGACCTGACGATTCTCGACATCGGACCGGAAGGTCAGGTGCTCGCGACAGCGAACACGATTCGGACCGACATCAACTGGTGGGGTACGGCTCGAGACGAGGAGCGGGACATCTCCTGGTACGCCTGGTCGTACGCGAAAGACGTGACACCGGACGGCCGGATGATCCTGCTCACGCGGTTCGGCGAAGAGTCCGGCCACGATTACAAGATTGGAATCCGCCGTATCGACACGCCGACTGCCGTGCTGCTCGGCAATGGGACCGGGAGTCTCTTCTCCCCTGATGCCAGGTGGGTCATCGGCATGACGCAGAGCGAGCCGAGCCTGTTCCTATTGCCCACCGGGGCGGGGGAGCGGCGGACGCTGACGGCTGCGGGATTCAGCTACATTACCGCCGGTTGGTTCCCTGACGGAAGACGTGTGATCTTTGCGGCCCGCCACAACGATTCGGCGCCCTCTGCGTACCTGCAGGACATCGACGGAAGTGCGCCGGTACGGCTGCCACAGCCGATTCCACAGTTGCGGAGCGATTGGGCCATCCGCGTGTCACCCGACGGGTCGAAGTTCTTCGGAGCACAAACCTCGGGCCCGCCCGTCATTATCCCGACTGGCGCTGGCGGCCAGCCCCGCGTTCTGCACGAAGTGTCGGCTGAAGACCTGCCGGTGTCCTGGACGGCCGATGGCCGCGGCATTCTGCTGGTGAGGCAATCCACGGACCCGATGACCGCCGTGATCGCACGATTCGATCTCGCGTCCGGTGTGATCGAGAACCTGAGGGAGACAAGGATTGCTGATCGGAGTGGCGGCCGGAGTCTCAGTTGCATCGCAACACCCACGGCTGCGAACGTTGTCTGCAATGTCGGTCGGTATCTGACAGACCTGTACCTTGTCGAGCACCTGAAGTGA
- a CDS encoding asparaginase domain-containing protein, whose product MSASARAVLMTCAAAVSGALVTAQAQSTRPRIAVFSGPNATIQNNKPLVTSNKAREQYGLPLRRDASGQPLVDWPRYQRLAAPVTIYVEMFTAHPLESDARDLYAPPDGYVDTQGMFSQVRRHVNDKPVYVVTLRPEDGLYALPYMGRRANGAAWESPTRAGARVDQSRQTFVPDASRIFEEIERNGGEIRVKADYDFYRAVPAGGYTKGLAKAERTDVGDGDIPAEQMGVHFFAYGSGPYSARAGRPELARAANMVQRALVTGHYAGALWLEGSPTIEDTAYWLSLMVDTTLPIVACAAHRDRGTVSADGDGNIIDAIDFILSKVWADDRGRDRLGSVMVQDEVVFSGREVQKGDAHPGGYLATGGYGGILGSMTAGPFITNVPTRKHTWSSDVRVTAMPMIVEGLLRRDAVVTLVPVRVKTADGELVAAAIPRVIFVKGDHWYDDGGQPDRSAERGIAASVDILQAKYPLAGIVAEGLAPYAALSASQEQELLRAVYRGVPVVKAARGNATGLVRVNPGNVFIEGNNLTATKARLLLTAAIMKLGALPAAADIEHPTPEELDAIRKRVAAYQEIFQSH is encoded by the coding sequence ATGAGTGCAAGCGCTCGGGCGGTGCTGATGACGTGCGCTGCGGCAGTCAGCGGTGCGCTGGTGACGGCCCAGGCTCAATCGACGAGACCCAGAATCGCCGTGTTTTCTGGACCCAACGCCACCATCCAGAACAACAAGCCGCTGGTCACCAGCAACAAGGCTCGGGAACAGTACGGGCTCCCCTTGCGAAGGGATGCGTCCGGCCAGCCGCTCGTCGACTGGCCTCGCTACCAGCGGCTCGCCGCGCCGGTGACCATCTATGTCGAGATGTTCACGGCGCACCCGCTCGAAAGTGATGCGCGGGACCTCTACGCGCCACCCGATGGCTACGTCGATACGCAGGGAATGTTCTCGCAGGTGCGAAGGCATGTGAACGACAAGCCCGTCTACGTGGTCACGTTGAGGCCGGAGGACGGTCTCTACGCATTGCCGTATATGGGACGTCGGGCGAATGGCGCGGCGTGGGAAAGTCCGACACGCGCGGGCGCTCGCGTCGACCAATCACGCCAGACATTCGTCCCCGACGCATCCCGCATCTTCGAGGAAATCGAACGCAACGGCGGGGAGATTCGCGTCAAGGCAGACTACGACTTCTATCGCGCGGTGCCGGCCGGCGGCTATACAAAGGGTCTGGCGAAGGCGGAGCGGACCGACGTCGGAGATGGCGACATCCCCGCGGAGCAGATGGGCGTCCACTTCTTCGCGTACGGGAGCGGCCCCTACAGCGCCCGCGCGGGCCGACCGGAGCTGGCGCGTGCCGCAAACATGGTGCAGCGAGCACTGGTGACAGGCCACTACGCCGGCGCGCTGTGGCTGGAAGGCAGCCCGACGATCGAAGACACGGCCTACTGGCTGAGTCTGATGGTGGACACCACCCTGCCGATCGTTGCCTGCGCCGCACATCGGGATCGTGGCACGGTCAGCGCGGATGGGGACGGGAACATCATCGACGCGATCGACTTCATCTTATCGAAGGTCTGGGCCGATGATCGCGGCCGGGATCGGCTCGGTAGCGTGATGGTGCAGGATGAAGTCGTGTTCTCGGGACGGGAGGTGCAGAAAGGCGATGCACATCCTGGTGGATATCTCGCGACCGGCGGCTATGGCGGCATCCTCGGATCGATGACGGCGGGTCCATTCATCACGAATGTGCCGACGCGCAAACATACGTGGAGTTCGGATGTGCGGGTGACCGCGATGCCCATGATCGTCGAGGGTCTTCTGCGGCGCGATGCTGTCGTCACGCTCGTCCCGGTCCGCGTGAAGACGGCCGATGGAGAGTTGGTGGCTGCTGCCATTCCCAGAGTGATCTTCGTGAAAGGGGATCACTGGTACGACGATGGTGGACAGCCGGATCGTTCGGCGGAACGAGGCATTGCGGCCAGCGTCGACATACTGCAGGCGAAGTACCCACTCGCCGGCATCGTGGCCGAAGGCCTCGCACCTTACGCGGCGCTGTCGGCGTCGCAGGAGCAGGAGCTCCTTCGAGCCGTATACCGCGGCGTGCCCGTCGTGAAAGCGGCGCGAGGGAACGCGACCGGATTGGTGCGAGTGAACCCAGGCAACGTATTCATCGAGGGCAACAACCTGACCGCGACCAAGGCGCGTCTGCTTCTGACAGCTGCCATCATGAAGTTGGGGGCGCTTCCGGCCGCGGCAGACATCGAGCACCCCACGCCCGAAGAACTCGATGCGATCAGAAAGCGGGTCGCCGCCTATCAAGAGATCTTTCAGAGCCACTGA
- a CDS encoding tannase/feruloyl esterase family alpha/beta hydrolase, which yields MRADDGGAGVWNGKIHNLGSSGCMGHLGPVTAATNAGYAGAVSDGGHQAASPAGNRFDCAFGMNESTGALNIGLIRDFSAEHLLWQTWWSKQLTRTYYGRAAKRTYWSGCSQGGREAHIIAQTIPHEYDGVLGGGAGLWWMRFSLAHAWAGLVIKDVLAPIGKTLTAAHIAATTDAAIDACDMQDGIRDGVLADPRACKWSAKAAVCGSPGASADQCLDTDQADAYDLIRRGPRNRKGELIAFPFEPDSRLPINIDAFYTKQMMQWTLADPDFDPATHLYMDDAHLLAANDRLGITYEDLATLASQRVSDLIDASTPEALGWARAAGTKLLMWTGTADRNIPSRNTIAFYQRTAAYFGTSVSDPTLQSWYRVFLYPGVAHCGGGDGPWPGHPNYGPLFDALVQWVEHGVAPTQILATQHAGGSRAPGPPPTGAGLAVIATRPACAYPHTAIYKGAGSVTDAANFSCGGNLETPDVVEPMATPKFENGTGTVLPPYGRGGRR from the coding sequence TTGCGAGCTGACGACGGGGGCGCCGGCGTGTGGAATGGGAAGATCCACAACCTGGGGAGCAGCGGCTGCATGGGGCACCTGGGGCCCGTGACCGCCGCGACCAATGCCGGCTACGCGGGCGCGGTGAGCGACGGCGGGCACCAGGCAGCCTCCCCCGCGGGCAATCGCTTCGACTGCGCGTTCGGCATGAACGAGTCGACAGGCGCCCTCAACATCGGCCTGATCCGCGATTTCTCTGCGGAGCATTTGCTGTGGCAGACGTGGTGGTCCAAGCAGCTCACGCGGACCTACTACGGGAGGGCAGCGAAGCGCACCTACTGGTCCGGATGCTCGCAGGGCGGGCGCGAGGCGCACATCATTGCCCAGACGATTCCGCACGAGTACGACGGGGTGCTGGGCGGGGGCGCCGGTCTGTGGTGGATGCGGTTCAGTCTCGCGCATGCGTGGGCGGGGCTGGTCATCAAGGACGTGCTCGCACCCATCGGCAAGACCCTGACCGCCGCCCACATCGCGGCGACGACCGACGCCGCCATCGACGCCTGCGACATGCAGGACGGAATCAGGGATGGCGTCCTCGCCGATCCGCGCGCCTGCAAGTGGAGCGCGAAGGCCGCCGTCTGCGGCAGCCCCGGTGCGTCGGCTGACCAGTGCCTCGATACCGACCAGGCTGACGCCTACGATCTGATCCGCCGCGGTCCCCGTAATCGCAAGGGCGAGCTCATCGCGTTCCCCTTCGAGCCCGATTCCAGGTTGCCGATCAACATCGATGCGTTCTACACGAAGCAGATGATGCAGTGGACACTCGCAGACCCCGACTTCGACCCGGCCACGCATCTCTACATGGATGACGCCCATCTCCTTGCCGCTAACGACCGGCTCGGCATCACCTACGAAGACCTGGCGACACTAGCCAGCCAACGCGTGAGCGATCTCATCGACGCTTCAACGCCTGAAGCCCTGGGCTGGGCCCGCGCGGCTGGCACGAAGCTCCTGATGTGGACGGGCACCGCAGACCGGAACATCCCGTCGCGAAACACGATCGCGTTCTATCAACGAACGGCTGCCTACTTCGGCACCAGCGTCAGCGACCCCACCCTGCAGTCGTGGTACCGCGTGTTCCTCTACCCGGGCGTGGCGCACTGCGGAGGGGGCGATGGGCCGTGGCCGGGGCATCCGAACTATGGCCCGCTGTTCGATGCGCTCGTCCAGTGGGTCGAGCACGGTGTCGCACCGACACAGATCCTGGCGACGCAGCATGCCGGTGGTTCGCGTGCGCCGGGGCCGCCTCCAACAGGCGCCGGCCTAGCCGTGATAGCGACCAGGCCGGCGTGCGCGTACCCGCATACCGCAATCTACAAGGGTGCGGGCAGCGTCACCGACGCCGCGAACTTCTCGTGTGGCGGGAATCTGGAGACGCCCGACGTCGTCGAACCGATGGCGACACCCAAGTTCGAGAACGGGACAGGAACTGTCTTGCCGCCCTACGGCCGAGGAGGGAGGCGATGA
- a CDS encoding sigma-70 family RNA polymerase sigma factor has protein sequence MRPVTGSASITQLLREWSDGDDAALAALVPLVESELRRLAAAYMGRERPGHTLQPTALVNETFIRLLDAQRVPWQDRGHFLGVAARLMRRVLVDHARTRGRQKRGGDHEVIPLNDAMIAAPRLDFNLLALDRALEALAAVDERKARIIEMRFFGGLTVDETASALSVSADTVKRDWRLAKMWLLRQLDGDRGE, from the coding sequence ATGCGTCCTGTGACAGGGTCGGCCTCCATCACGCAGTTGCTGCGGGAGTGGAGCGATGGCGACGACGCCGCGCTGGCTGCACTCGTGCCGCTGGTGGAATCCGAGTTGCGCCGACTGGCTGCCGCCTACATGGGGCGGGAACGCCCCGGACACACGCTTCAGCCAACCGCGCTGGTCAACGAGACCTTCATTCGGCTGCTGGACGCGCAGAGGGTGCCCTGGCAGGATCGTGGGCATTTCCTCGGCGTTGCCGCGCGCCTCATGCGTCGCGTTCTCGTCGATCACGCACGCACGCGTGGCAGGCAGAAGCGCGGCGGCGACCACGAGGTCATCCCACTCAACGATGCGATGATTGCTGCGCCGCGCCTCGACTTCAACCTTCTCGCACTGGATCGCGCATTAGAGGCATTGGCAGCGGTGGACGAGCGAAAGGCGCGCATCATCGAGATGCGCTTCTTCGGCGGCTTGACGGTGGATGAAACAGCCAGCGCGCTCAGCGTGTCCGCGGACACCGTGAAGCGCGACTGGCGACTGGCGAAGATGTGGCTGTTGAGGCAGTTGGACGGAGACCGCGGTGAGTGA